A genomic region of Clavibacter michiganensis subsp. insidiosus contains the following coding sequences:
- a CDS encoding DUF3515 family protein produces the protein MTPRRPARALLRPAAAAAAACGIALAVAGCAPTVSLEAAPAATDPLCADVVVHLPAQLGTAPLRETDAQGTGAWGDPQSTVILRCGVATPGPTTDACISYDDVDWVEDDSRAPDIRYTTYGRTPAVEVVIDSTQASYTALTDLSGVVAVIPQTAKCVSAQDLGDAPPPGS, from the coding sequence ATGACTCCCCGCCGCCCCGCCCGCGCCCTGCTGCGCCCCGCCGCCGCCGCGGCCGCCGCGTGCGGCATCGCCCTCGCCGTCGCCGGCTGCGCCCCCACGGTCTCGCTCGAGGCGGCCCCCGCCGCCACCGATCCGCTGTGCGCCGACGTGGTCGTCCACCTCCCCGCCCAGCTCGGCACCGCGCCGCTCCGCGAGACGGACGCGCAGGGCACGGGCGCGTGGGGCGATCCGCAGAGCACCGTGATCCTCCGCTGCGGCGTCGCGACGCCCGGCCCCACCACCGACGCGTGCATCAGCTACGACGACGTCGACTGGGTCGAGGACGACTCGCGCGCCCCCGACATCCGCTACACGACCTACGGTCGCACGCCCGCGGTCGAGGTCGTCATCGACTCCACGCAGGCCAGCTACACGGCGCTCACCGACCTCAGCGGCGTCGTCGCGGTCATCCCGCAGACCGCGAAGTGCGTCAGCGCGCAGGACCTCGGGGACGCGCCGCCTCCGGGGAGCTGA
- a CDS encoding glycosyltransferase family 2 protein, protein MLVGRYVARPRLHPDARPGRLLRLGDRTSSPRPAAATRPATPVRPTVSVVIPVRDDAGHLRSCLRALAGQTVAPDEVVVVDNASRDDSADVAREAGARVVHEPVLGIPAAASAGYDAARSEVIARLDADCVPPADWIERLGDVLAARPDVAAVTGAARFLDGPRALRGVAAVAYLGAYFASVTLALGHPPLFGSNFGLRRDAWLAVRDEVHREGTHLHDDIDLSVHLGPEHRIVLDPHLGMGISMRPLTRPSTLPLRMSRGMASLTVHWPGELPWLRWWRTGARVLDERGARRAVGAARGRVAGTGSVPTGSLPVSSPEAARPRGPAR, encoded by the coding sequence ATGCTCGTAGGACGATACGTCGCCCGGCCTCGCCTCCATCCCGACGCCCGACCCGGCCGGCTCCTGCGGCTCGGGGACCGGACGTCGTCACCGCGTCCGGCGGCGGCCACGCGTCCGGCGACGCCCGTGCGCCCCACCGTCTCCGTCGTCATCCCCGTGCGCGACGACGCGGGGCACCTGCGCTCGTGCCTCCGGGCCCTCGCGGGGCAGACCGTCGCGCCCGACGAGGTCGTCGTGGTCGACAACGCGTCCCGCGACGACAGCGCGGACGTGGCGCGCGAGGCGGGCGCGCGCGTCGTGCACGAGCCCGTGCTGGGGATCCCCGCGGCTGCGTCCGCCGGCTACGACGCCGCGCGCTCGGAGGTCATCGCCCGGCTCGACGCCGACTGCGTGCCGCCGGCCGACTGGATCGAGCGGCTCGGCGACGTGCTCGCCGCCCGTCCCGACGTCGCCGCCGTCACCGGCGCCGCGCGGTTCCTCGACGGGCCGCGCGCGCTCCGCGGGGTCGCGGCGGTCGCCTACCTCGGCGCGTACTTCGCGTCCGTGACGCTCGCGCTCGGGCACCCACCGCTGTTCGGATCCAACTTCGGGCTCCGCCGCGACGCCTGGCTCGCCGTGCGCGACGAGGTGCACCGCGAGGGCACGCACCTGCACGACGACATCGACCTGTCCGTGCACCTGGGTCCCGAGCACCGCATCGTGCTCGACCCGCACCTCGGCATGGGGATCAGCATGCGGCCGCTCACCCGGCCGTCGACCCTGCCGCTCCGGATGAGCCGCGGCATGGCGTCGCTGACGGTGCACTGGCCGGGCGAGCTGCCGTGGCTGCGCTGGTGGCGGACGGGTGCGCGGGTGCTCGACGAGCGCGGGGCACGGCGCGCGGTCGGAGCCGCACGCGGGCGCGTCGCAGGCACGGGATCCGTGCCGACCGGATCGCTCCCGGTCAGCTCCCCGGAGGCGGCGCGTCCCCGAGGTCCTGCGCGCTGA